A section of the Leminorella richardii genome encodes:
- a CDS encoding LysE family translocator, with product MPDLSQIIAFSLLSLGMALTPGPNMIYLISRSLSQGRAAGLISLIGVALGFLFYLFCAAAGITTLLLAVPYAYDVLRVGGVIYLLYLAWRAVKPGGVSPFQLRELPKDSPKKLFMMGFITNLLNPQIAIMYLSLLPQFITPAHGNVMTQSLILGAIQIAFSITINAAIAISAAYIAKYLTGRPAWIPIQRWIMGGVLAGLAVRMMFEARR from the coding sequence ATGCCGGATTTATCGCAGATTATCGCTTTCTCACTGCTGTCCCTCGGTATGGCGCTGACCCCCGGTCCCAATATGATTTACCTTATCTCTCGCTCCCTGTCACAGGGGCGAGCGGCGGGGTTAATCTCACTGATTGGCGTTGCTCTGGGCTTTCTTTTTTACCTCTTTTGCGCTGCGGCGGGGATCACCACGCTGCTGCTGGCTGTACCCTATGCCTATGATGTACTGCGCGTGGGCGGCGTTATTTATTTGCTGTATTTGGCCTGGCGAGCCGTCAAGCCTGGGGGCGTTTCGCCATTTCAACTGAGAGAATTGCCTAAAGACAGCCCTAAAAAGCTGTTTATGATGGGCTTTATCACTAACCTGCTGAATCCACAAATCGCCATCATGTACCTTTCTTTGCTGCCACAGTTTATTACACCGGCCCACGGTAACGTAATGACTCAGTCGCTGATTTTAGGAGCAATACAGATAGCTTTCAGCATTACGATCAACGCCGCCATCGCAATTAGTGCTGCCTACATCGCAAAATATTTAACCGGTCGCCCCGCTTGGATCCCCATTCAGCGCTGGATTATGGGCGGTGTGCTTGCAGGCCTTGCCGTTAGAATGATGTTTGAAGCGCGGCGATAG
- a CDS encoding YnfA family protein: MVKTLLLFIATALAEIVGCFLPWLWLRKSAAPWVLLPAAGSLALFVWLLSLHPAASGRVYAAYGGIYVATALVWLRWVDGIRLSTYDWLGAIVVACGALIIIAGWRS, translated from the coding sequence ATGGTAAAAACGCTCCTGCTGTTTATCGCCACGGCGCTGGCGGAAATTGTCGGCTGCTTTTTACCCTGGCTTTGGCTGAGAAAAAGTGCGGCTCCCTGGGTGCTGCTACCGGCAGCAGGCAGCCTGGCTCTGTTTGTCTGGTTGCTGAGCCTACATCCTGCCGCCAGCGGGCGGGTTTATGCAGCCTATGGAGGGATCTACGTCGCTACTGCGTTAGTGTGGCTGCGCTGGGTCGACGGAATTAGGCTTTCTACCTATGACTGGCTAGGAGCAATTGTCGTTGCATGCGGCGCGCTTATCATTATTGCGGGGTGGCGATCCTGA
- a CDS encoding methylated-DNA--[protein]-cysteine S-methyltransferase — MQQSNKPLRSAVAYGLIDSQFGSLIAWIDDKNRLVRLSFHLEHDKGYAQQHGIERSDERVAFVAEQIHQYQRGERRQFSLPIALNGTPFQMRVWQELCDIPLGETITYRTLAERIGNPKAVRAVGRANGTNPISLIVPCHRVIGSDGSLTGYEGGIAVKEKLLNFEKAFGNASW; from the coding sequence ATGCAACAGAGTAATAAACCCTTGCGCAGCGCCGTTGCCTACGGCCTAATCGACAGCCAGTTTGGCTCGCTTATCGCGTGGATTGACGACAAAAACCGACTGGTTCGACTCTCGTTTCACCTAGAACACGATAAAGGCTATGCCCAGCAGCACGGCATCGAACGCAGCGACGAGCGCGTCGCCTTTGTTGCCGAGCAAATCCATCAATACCAGCGGGGTGAGCGCCGTCAGTTTTCTCTGCCCATTGCCCTCAACGGTACGCCTTTTCAAATGCGCGTCTGGCAGGAACTGTGCGACATTCCACTAGGGGAAACCATTACCTACCGCACACTGGCGGAACGCATTGGTAACCCCAAAGCCGTGCGAGCTGTTGGCAGAGCCAACGGCACCAACCCCATTAGCCTTATCGTCCCCTGCCATCGGGTTATTGGTTCTGACGGCTCACTGACGGGCTATGAAGGTGGGATCGCGGTGAAGGAAAAACTGCTGAATTTCGAAAAGGCCTTCGGCAACGCATCATGGTAA